A part of Octopus sinensis linkage group LG7, ASM634580v1, whole genome shotgun sequence genomic DNA contains:
- the LOC115214467 gene encoding uncharacterized protein LOC115214467, whose protein sequence is MGNLLTECSLINWDEATMSHKVAFEALDRSLQDLRRNMRVMGGVTVLLAGDFQQTLPVIPQGTRADEVNASIKSSYLWHHIEKLHLTTNMRVHVHGNESTATFSAQLLDIGNGTAAGDTDGFIHLPFGNFVPTVDDLMSSVFPDIANQSLDTTCLQGRAILVPHNKTVDAINNKLLDLLPGEKLSFKSIDMHENLDDMTVFRTEFPNSQMPAGLLPHELHLKVGMPIMLLWNLDTPIMCNGTRMIIKKLYSQVLQATILNGSAAGQDVLIAPMSLTPSDTIYKFKRLQFPIKLSFAMTINKAQGQSLQMVGLNLTEQMFSHGQLYIGCSCVGRPQSLCICASEGKTRNVAYNEALH, encoded by the coding sequence ATGGGGAATCTTCTCACTGAGTGCAGCCTTATCAATTGGGATGAGGCAACCATGAGTCATAAGGTGGCTTTTGAGGCGCTTGATCGGTCTCTTCAAGACCTGAGACGCAATATGAGAGTGATGGGTGGAGTGACTGTTTTGCTTGCTGGCGACTTCCAACAAACTCTACCTGTCATTCCACAGGGGACAAGAGCTGATGAGGTAAATGCTTCCATAAAATCATCCTACTTATGGCACCACATTGAGAAACTTCACTTGACTACAAACATGAGAGTTCACGTGCATGGCAATGAAAGCACAGCCACATTCTCAGCACAGCTTCTCGACATTGGTAATGGAACTGCAGCTGGTGATACTGATGGTTTCATCCATTTACCATTTGGTAATTTTGTGCCAACTGTGGATGATTTGATGTCTTCAGTTTTTCCTGACATTgcaaaccaaagccttgacaCAACTTGCCTACAAGGAAGAGCAATTTTGGTGCCTCACAATAAAACAGTTGACGCTATCAATAATAAACTTCTCGATCTGCTTCCTGGAGAAAAACTCTCCTTCAAGTCCATTGACATGCATGAAAACCTGGATGATATGACCGTTTTCAGAACAGAATTCCCTAATTCCCAAATGCCCGCAGGACTTCTGCCTCACGAACTCCATCTTAAGGTTGGCATGCCCATCATGCTGCTGTGGAATTTGGATACTCCAATAATGTGTAACGGCACACGGATGATAATCAAAAAATTATACTCCCAAGTTCTGCAGGCAACCATCTTGAATGGATCGGCTGCTGGTCAAGATGTTCTTATAGCCCCAATGTCCCTCACTCCCTCCGATACAATCTACAAGTTTAAGCGGCTTCAATTTCCTATCAAACTCtcctttgcaatgacaataaataagGCACAGGGTCAATCATTGCAAATGGTTGGTTTAAATCTCACAGAACAAATGTTCTCCCACGGTCAACTTTACATTGGATGCTCCTGTGTTGGCAGGCCACAAAGTCTATGCATTTGTGCATCAGAAGGGAAAACGAGAAACGTTGCCTACAATGAAGCACTCCACTGA